Proteins encoded by one window of Chondromyces crocatus:
- a CDS encoding polysaccharide deacetylase family protein, with the protein MSIDLDEVHHYFAIHALTASAGGAHAVYDAALQRIASFASAHDIPVTLFAVGEDLDRPASGDALRALSAAGHAVENHSFHHRYDLTQLPRTQIDEEIARGAEAIARVTGRTPTGFRAPGYTIDDAVFDALEEQGVAWDSSVFPCPTYYGAKAAVLAVQRARNLRSAAILGSPRVLLAPARPYRPGYPWWKRGDRSVVELPIQVTPWARLPVIGTSVGGVGETGARLLALACRGEPLVQLELHGMDFLDASDGLEALRAHQPELHTPVEARMAALSAFVETLTRAGKRFVRLDEAAEALERSV; encoded by the coding sequence GTGTCGATCGACCTCGACGAGGTCCACCACTACTTCGCCATCCATGCCCTCACCGCCAGCGCTGGCGGTGCTCACGCGGTGTACGACGCGGCTCTCCAGAGGATCGCGTCGTTCGCTTCTGCGCATGACATTCCGGTCACCTTGTTTGCGGTCGGTGAGGATCTCGACCGTCCGGCAAGCGGCGATGCCCTCCGTGCGCTGAGCGCCGCAGGCCACGCGGTCGAGAACCACTCGTTTCATCATCGCTACGATCTGACCCAGCTACCGCGGACGCAGATCGACGAGGAGATCGCGCGAGGGGCCGAGGCGATCGCGCGGGTGACCGGGCGCACTCCGACAGGGTTTCGGGCCCCTGGCTACACCATCGACGATGCGGTGTTCGACGCGCTCGAAGAGCAGGGGGTGGCCTGGGACAGCTCGGTGTTCCCGTGCCCGACCTACTACGGCGCCAAGGCAGCCGTCCTCGCCGTGCAGCGCGCACGAAACCTCCGATCGGCGGCCATCCTGGGCTCACCGCGTGTTCTGCTCGCGCCAGCGCGACCGTACAGGCCAGGGTATCCGTGGTGGAAGCGTGGGGATCGGAGCGTGGTGGAGCTGCCGATCCAGGTGACGCCCTGGGCTCGTCTACCCGTGATCGGGACGAGCGTGGGGGGCGTGGGCGAGACGGGAGCGCGTTTGCTTGCGCTGGCCTGCCGAGGGGAGCCGCTGGTCCAGCTCGAGCTGCATGGGATGGATTTCCTCGATGCAAGCGATGGACTGGAAGCGCTGAGAGCGCATCAGCCCGAGCTGCACACACCCGTCGAGGCGCGGATGGCAGCGCTGTCGGCGTTCGTCGAGACGCTGACGCGGGCGGGGAAGCGTTTCGTTCGTCTCGATGAGGCCGCGGAGGCGCTGGAGCGGTCCGTGTGA
- a CDS encoding TolC family protein, which produces MRRRSVASSLLATSLLVLTAPALAQPASAPTIGAQPDRAQPPAAKPPQADPTGTFAAPSSTGVSQELSGLRPLNIDDPDLKSVPPATRVLSNWRDAVTLVEARSPDLVIAIQEIARAEGLARQALAQALPAINASGTINQSLIPGTSFVPGVGLVEQRLTQLNTGISISQPLLAPRVWYGVGTAKLQTEIARMTAEDQRRVTFATVATGVVNVVTAERVSEINRVGLRGSLELLELTRRRADLGTGTKLDVVRAEQDVAAARSQIVSADESLRKTREALGLALGFKDAYGVEPNLSLNDVESSLRTLCSPGDIGSRPDVRAARAQLDLTARSVTDAKLAFAPTATLSSNTTVSHVVQSEFTNTQWSIQALLTIPLWDGGARYGMLKSARAQVEQQKERLGVVERAAAVELTQASRGIEVAEQSRRVATAARDLAAETTRLTRVAFEAGTATSFELVQTQQQLRQRELELALQEFEVVRAKISSLLASANCQH; this is translated from the coding sequence ATGCGCCGACGCTCCGTCGCCTCAAGCCTGCTCGCCACGTCGCTGCTCGTCCTCACCGCGCCAGCCCTCGCGCAGCCGGCGTCCGCGCCGACGATCGGGGCACAGCCGGACCGCGCACAGCCGCCCGCAGCCAAGCCGCCGCAGGCCGACCCGACGGGAACCTTCGCGGCGCCGTCGAGCACTGGCGTCTCCCAGGAGCTGTCCGGGTTGCGTCCCCTGAACATCGACGATCCCGACCTCAAGTCGGTCCCCCCGGCGACCCGGGTGCTCAGCAACTGGCGTGACGCGGTCACGCTCGTCGAGGCCCGATCTCCCGATCTGGTCATCGCCATCCAGGAGATTGCGCGCGCCGAGGGTCTCGCACGTCAGGCGCTCGCCCAGGCCCTCCCCGCGATCAACGCTTCTGGCACCATCAACCAGTCACTCATTCCCGGGACGAGCTTCGTCCCCGGCGTCGGCCTGGTCGAGCAGCGGCTCACGCAGCTCAACACGGGGATCAGCATCTCGCAGCCGCTCCTCGCGCCCCGCGTCTGGTACGGCGTCGGGACGGCCAAGCTCCAGACCGAGATCGCGAGGATGACCGCCGAGGATCAGCGCCGGGTGACGTTCGCTACCGTCGCGACCGGTGTGGTCAACGTGGTCACGGCGGAGCGGGTCTCGGAGATCAACCGGGTCGGGCTCCGGGGAAGCCTCGAGCTTCTGGAACTCACCCGTCGTCGCGCCGACCTCGGCACCGGCACCAAGCTGGACGTCGTGCGCGCCGAGCAGGATGTCGCTGCAGCGCGCTCGCAGATCGTCAGTGCCGACGAGTCCCTTCGGAAGACGCGCGAGGCACTCGGCCTCGCCCTCGGGTTCAAGGATGCGTATGGCGTCGAGCCGAACCTGTCGCTCAACGACGTCGAGTCGTCCTTGCGGACGCTCTGCTCCCCAGGGGACATCGGCTCACGCCCCGACGTACGCGCCGCACGCGCGCAGCTCGACCTGACCGCACGAAGCGTGACGGATGCCAAGCTCGCATTCGCACCCACGGCCACCCTCTCCAGCAACACCACCGTGAGCCACGTCGTGCAGAGCGAGTTCACGAATACCCAGTGGTCCATCCAGGCCTTGCTCACCATCCCTCTCTGGGACGGTGGCGCCCGGTACGGCATGCTCAAGAGTGCCCGCGCCCAGGTCGAGCAGCAGAAGGAGCGGCTCGGTGTCGTCGAGCGTGCCGCGGCCGTGGAACTGACCCAGGCCAGCCGTGGGATCGAGGTGGCCGAACAGTCGCGGCGTGTGGCAACCGCCGCGCGCGATCTCGCCGCAGAGACCACGCGTCTCACCCGCGTCGCCTTCGAAGCCGGCACCGCCACGAGCTTCGAGCTGGTGCAGACGCAACAGCAGCTCCGGCAGCGAGAGCTGGAACTTGCACTTCAGGAGTTCGAGGTGGTCCGGGCGAAGATCTCTTCCTTGCTCGCCTCCGCAAACTGTCAGCACTGA
- a CDS encoding DEAD/DEAH box helicase: MTQEEGRTPAEADQQEAAPSIASAPDDLAGASPGSPPPEAPTFDVLPLSAELRETLAEIGYIHPTPVQLAVWEPATRGRDAMVQARTGTGKTAAFGLPIVDHIVKRSNQNAQVLALCPTRELALQVSGEIERLGRRKGIRVTAIYGGAPMQRQIDAIAAGAQVIVGTPGRVLDHLRRGTLSPKHIRHLVLDECDEMLSMGFERELSAILAELPPERQTLLFSATVPPDIERISKQRLRNPEFVTLSSDAVGALSIQHFVYLITGDKSGSLLRILEIENPESAIIFCNTRDETEAVTASLRRHGYDAEWLNGDLPQSDRERVMTATRQGRLRFLVATDVAARGIDVSHLTHVINYDFPQDSESYVHRTGRTGRAGRTGTAISLITPQDVGPLYLLRLVYKIRPLERQIPTEGELKTRAEADLVNLLAEAFLPKGTHADDLALARRILTHDQADVIVAGLLRDHLGARPTVKDEAGTARRAALPRPTPTVAAKPAAGVPERHPTERGPSPSRSPETPSVEPRERPRQVEPRVDVRGGREAGSTVREPRPAPPVPVRSPSAPVGEEGGHPVEKNFTQAAPVAPRRGFESGPRRVDPQEPVSPETERSRDRDPERRERAERRGGRQDEYRRRPGEGREGRDDQPTSMTEPPATRPEPVIRPLDRARLVGDAAERSGERRRDRSEPRVEDAVPPSKSAAPPSAPPGARRSPSRAEAQQERPLTRHADFITWQPPEEEGDDEPILAESHAAPQAARHDAGEPPAATPTESDLFGEIYVNIGRRDGARAADFQRVLVERGEISKDDVGRIRVRERNAFVSVRRVELMRALDALNGATIAGKEAHAEVARGRSPGGAEADDSSTPPEAS, encoded by the coding sequence GTGACGCAGGAAGAGGGCAGGACACCTGCCGAGGCGGACCAGCAAGAGGCCGCTCCCTCCATCGCCAGCGCACCCGACGATCTCGCAGGAGCGTCTCCCGGCTCCCCGCCGCCCGAGGCCCCGACGTTCGACGTGCTCCCGCTCTCCGCCGAGCTGCGCGAGACCCTCGCGGAGATCGGGTACATCCACCCCACCCCGGTCCAGCTCGCCGTCTGGGAGCCCGCGACGCGCGGCCGCGACGCGATGGTTCAGGCGCGCACCGGCACTGGCAAGACCGCAGCGTTCGGGCTGCCGATCGTCGATCACATCGTCAAGCGTTCGAACCAGAACGCACAGGTGCTCGCGCTCTGCCCGACGCGCGAGCTGGCGTTGCAGGTCAGCGGTGAGATCGAACGGCTAGGACGCCGCAAGGGGATCCGTGTGACGGCGATCTACGGAGGCGCACCCATGCAGCGGCAGATCGATGCGATCGCTGCGGGGGCTCAGGTCATCGTCGGGACGCCGGGTCGCGTCCTCGACCACCTAAGGCGGGGCACGCTCTCGCCCAAGCACATCCGGCACCTGGTGCTGGACGAGTGCGACGAGATGCTCTCGATGGGCTTCGAGCGCGAGCTCAGCGCCATCCTCGCCGAGCTGCCGCCGGAGCGTCAGACCCTCCTTTTCTCTGCGACCGTGCCACCCGACATCGAGCGGATCTCGAAGCAGCGGCTGAGAAATCCAGAGTTCGTCACGCTGTCCAGCGATGCCGTCGGTGCGCTCTCGATCCAGCACTTCGTGTACTTGATCACGGGCGATAAGTCGGGCTCGTTGCTCCGCATCCTCGAGATCGAGAACCCGGAGAGCGCGATCATCTTCTGTAACACCCGCGACGAGACGGAGGCCGTCACCGCATCGCTTCGTCGTCATGGCTACGACGCTGAGTGGCTGAATGGCGACCTGCCCCAGTCCGATCGCGAACGGGTCATGACGGCGACCCGCCAGGGACGACTTCGCTTTCTGGTCGCGACTGACGTCGCTGCGCGCGGGATCGATGTCTCCCACCTGACGCACGTCATCAACTACGACTTCCCCCAGGACTCCGAGAGCTACGTCCATCGCACGGGCCGCACGGGGCGCGCAGGGCGCACGGGGACGGCGATCTCGCTGATCACGCCGCAGGATGTCGGGCCCCTGTACCTCCTCCGGCTCGTCTACAAGATCAGGCCTCTGGAGCGACAGATCCCCACCGAGGGGGAGTTGAAGACGCGGGCAGAAGCCGACCTCGTGAACCTGCTCGCCGAGGCGTTCCTTCCCAAGGGCACCCACGCGGATGATCTCGCGCTGGCGCGGCGGATCCTGACGCACGATCAGGCCGATGTCATCGTGGCCGGACTGCTGCGCGATCATCTCGGCGCCCGCCCCACCGTCAAGGACGAGGCGGGAACCGCGCGCCGCGCGGCGCTGCCTCGACCGACGCCGACGGTCGCTGCCAAGCCGGCAGCGGGCGTTCCTGAGCGCCATCCGACCGAACGAGGGCCGTCTCCCTCCCGCTCGCCCGAGACGCCCAGCGTCGAGCCTCGCGAGCGCCCCCGCCAGGTGGAACCGCGGGTCGACGTGCGTGGAGGACGAGAGGCGGGGTCCACGGTCAGGGAACCGCGACCGGCGCCGCCAGTCCCGGTGCGCTCGCCGTCGGCTCCGGTCGGAGAGGAAGGGGGGCATCCCGTCGAGAAGAACTTCACCCAGGCGGCGCCTGTCGCACCGCGGCGCGGCTTCGAGTCTGGCCCTCGCCGCGTCGATCCGCAGGAGCCGGTATCGCCGGAAACGGAGCGGAGTCGGGATCGAGATCCCGAGAGACGAGAACGGGCTGAGCGTCGTGGTGGGCGACAGGACGAATACCGTCGACGCCCAGGGGAGGGGAGGGAAGGGCGGGACGACCAGCCGACCTCGATGACGGAGCCCCCCGCGACACGACCGGAGCCGGTGATCCGGCCACTGGATCGCGCGCGGCTCGTCGGTGACGCTGCCGAGCGCTCCGGGGAGCGCCGGCGTGACCGGAGCGAACCTCGCGTCGAGGACGCCGTGCCGCCGAGCAAGAGCGCTGCTCCTCCCTCAGCGCCGCCCGGGGCACGCCGAAGCCCTTCGCGCGCGGAAGCGCAGCAAGAGCGCCCGCTCACCCGGCATGCCGATTTCATCACCTGGCAGCCCCCCGAGGAAGAGGGGGACGACGAGCCCATCCTCGCCGAGTCGCACGCGGCACCCCAGGCGGCCCGGCATGATGCTGGTGAGCCCCCCGCGGCCACCCCGACCGAGAGTGATCTGTTCGGTGAAATTTACGTGAACATCGGCCGGCGTGATGGCGCCCGCGCCGCGGATTTTCAGCGTGTCCTCGTGGAGCGCGGCGAGATCTCCAAGGACGATGTGGGTCGCATCCGTGTCCGCGAGCGCAACGCCTTCGTGAGCGTGCGCCGGGTCGAACTCATGCGCGCGCTCGATGCCCTCAACGGGGCGACCATCGCCGGCAAAGAGGCGCACGCCGAAGTGGCGAGGGGGCGGTCACCAGGCGGGGCGGAAGCGGACGACAGCTCCACTCCGCCCGAGGCGAGCTAG
- a CDS encoding tetratricopeptide repeat protein produces MVRSGSSETERLRRDVERALSADVDADAVLSLLARLARASAPGSENWVFAHRHLAERGVEREPWRASLFARRVVAVDPADDGAWAVLGLAQSLLGNYRYAVRAYRRAVTLAPSNPWYAHNLGHLLDCALHCPEEALPLLSRATEAQPDEPEIATSYAHALARCGKLPLAKKILKRAIRRGATADQMTLLRWLEAGAPAAGLGDAGRAESKRKTKRRRSRGGTQQRQGPAGLSGATPVCDEHVGE; encoded by the coding sequence ATGGTGCGCAGCGGCTCCAGCGAGACCGAACGGCTCCGACGTGACGTCGAGCGGGCGCTGTCCGCCGACGTCGACGCCGACGCGGTCCTGTCGTTGCTCGCACGTCTCGCACGCGCCTCGGCTCCTGGTAGCGAGAACTGGGTCTTTGCACACCGGCATCTCGCCGAGCGCGGGGTGGAGCGCGAGCCCTGGCGTGCCTCCCTGTTCGCGCGGCGCGTCGTCGCCGTCGACCCCGCCGATGACGGGGCATGGGCGGTGCTCGGGCTTGCGCAGTCGCTGCTGGGCAACTATCGCTACGCCGTCCGAGCGTACCGGCGAGCCGTCACGCTGGCGCCGAGCAACCCATGGTACGCACACAACCTCGGACATCTGCTGGATTGCGCGCTGCATTGCCCGGAAGAGGCCCTGCCATTGCTTTCTCGGGCAACCGAAGCGCAACCGGACGAGCCAGAGATCGCGACGAGCTACGCGCATGCCCTGGCCCGCTGCGGCAAACTGCCGCTCGCGAAGAAGATCTTGAAGCGAGCGATCCGTCGGGGCGCGACGGCCGACCAGATGACGCTTCTGCGCTGGCTCGAAGCTGGGGCGCCAGCGGCGGGTCTCGGGGACGCCGGCCGTGCCGAATCCAAGCGCAAAACGAAGCGGCGCCGGAGCCGGGGAGGCACGCAGCAAAGGCAGGGTCCTGCTGGTCTGTCCGGAGCGACACCGGTGTGCGACGAGCACGTGGGCGAGTAG
- a CDS encoding STAS domain-containing protein produces the protein MSEELLKQEISGLKARVQELEQLLAGQDAASQQQSTRLEQAVADARERSEQLERSEDELRRQADILRLVLDSMTDGVAVVNDRGDLLLVNPAAERMLGAVASPIVAAQAAEPALFFPDGETALPEEAHPLALALKGEMVDQLEIFTRAPRPTPLSTEGEPRSARVADPVHHGEGLHLTVTANPMRRRDGSISGAVAVFRDATEKKRLIEDLESRNREFSDNEQIKSELVERLRLAIDEISTPILELWDDVLALPLIGVVDSHRSMQIMERLLEEIVHRQSRHVIIDVTGVEIIDTRTADYFLKLFKAVALLGARCRITGVRPAVAQTLVELGIELGGVRASRNLKHALRDILRDASIFSARQPHGHRNGFPFDGQGGPPEHRTHGRLPKGYGRAGRSFASHSDGSSSDPGEQRFLSKETSS, from the coding sequence ATGAGTGAGGAGCTGCTCAAACAGGAGATCTCGGGCCTCAAAGCCCGGGTTCAGGAGCTGGAACAGCTCCTCGCCGGTCAGGACGCGGCCTCGCAGCAGCAGTCCACGAGGCTCGAGCAAGCCGTGGCCGATGCCCGCGAGCGATCCGAGCAGCTCGAGCGCTCTGAAGACGAACTGCGCAGGCAGGCCGACATCCTCCGGCTGGTCCTGGACAGCATGACCGATGGCGTTGCCGTGGTGAACGACCGCGGCGACCTCTTGCTGGTGAACCCCGCAGCCGAACGAATGCTCGGCGCCGTGGCCTCCCCCATCGTGGCCGCTCAGGCGGCCGAGCCCGCGCTGTTCTTCCCTGATGGCGAGACCGCTCTCCCGGAGGAGGCGCACCCCCTCGCGCTGGCGCTGAAGGGCGAGATGGTCGATCAGCTCGAGATCTTCACGCGTGCACCTCGGCCCACGCCGCTCTCGACAGAAGGAGAGCCGCGCTCCGCGCGCGTTGCGGACCCGGTTCATCACGGCGAGGGGCTCCACTTGACGGTGACGGCGAATCCGATGCGCCGACGGGATGGATCGATCTCCGGTGCCGTCGCCGTCTTTCGCGATGCCACCGAAAAGAAGCGGCTCATCGAGGATCTCGAGTCGAGGAACCGCGAGTTCTCCGACAACGAGCAGATCAAATCCGAGCTGGTCGAGCGGCTCAGGCTGGCCATCGACGAGATCTCCACACCCATCCTCGAGCTCTGGGACGACGTGCTCGCCTTGCCCCTCATCGGTGTCGTCGACTCTCACCGCAGCATGCAGATCATGGAGCGACTGCTCGAGGAAATCGTCCACCGCCAGTCTCGTCACGTCATCATCGACGTCACGGGCGTCGAGATCATCGACACGCGCACGGCAGACTATTTCCTGAAGCTGTTCAAAGCCGTGGCGCTGCTCGGTGCGCGGTGCCGCATCACGGGTGTCAGGCCCGCGGTCGCGCAGACCTTGGTGGAACTCGGGATCGAGCTCGGCGGCGTGCGCGCCTCCCGCAACCTCAAGCACGCATTGCGGGACATCCTCCGCGATGCATCCATCTTCTCCGCCCGCCAGCCCCACGGCCATCGCAATGGTTTCCCGTTCGATGGCCAGGGCGGCCCCCCGGAGCACCGCACCCACGGACGACTTCCGAAGGGGTATGGTCGCGCCGGTCGCAGCTTCGCGTCCCATTCCGATGGATCTTCGTCGGATCCCGGAGAGCAACGCTTCCTCAGCAAGGAGACGTCGTCTTGA
- a CDS encoding STAS domain-containing protein has product MIQASRVPIVGLFGNLIVSVQGGLTDGQVEQLREDVTGSIESRSPRGLIVDLSGVEILDSYLTRAIRDIALTARLMGVRTAVCGLRPAVAIALVEMDLEIPGVVTALNLERAVEMLAPADDDDLPDDLVSEVPNEEPS; this is encoded by the coding sequence TTGATACAGGCCAGCAGAGTCCCCATCGTCGGCCTTTTCGGCAACCTCATCGTCTCGGTGCAGGGAGGGCTCACGGATGGCCAGGTGGAACAGCTCCGCGAGGATGTCACCGGGTCGATCGAGTCTCGCTCGCCGCGAGGGCTGATCGTCGATCTCTCCGGCGTGGAGATCCTCGACAGCTACCTCACGCGCGCGATCCGCGACATCGCGCTCACGGCGCGTCTGATGGGGGTGCGCACGGCGGTCTGTGGTCTGAGGCCGGCGGTGGCCATCGCGCTCGTGGAAATGGACCTCGAGATTCCGGGCGTGGTCACCGCGCTCAACCTCGAACGGGCCGTCGAGATGCTTGCCCCCGCGGATGACGACGACCTTCCAGATGACTTGGTCAGCGAGGTGCCGAATGAAGAGCCCTCCTGA
- a CDS encoding anti-sigma regulatory factor: MIGITDRIEGVLAQFLSPAVRKSVIDCGVRQARVDRDSMREADLRRLLVEVKRGVQLFVRDQVQLERCVSQLNELDYAAPAPREILVDVRTEEDVLRARSAGRELCIEQMVSDVLLTKIVTAISELGRNIVRYAGSGEISVRSIMSPQRAIEICAKDQGPGITNLAEILSGKYRSRHGMGAGLRGTKALMDEFDIQTGPGKGTVVTVRKLLG; the protein is encoded by the coding sequence GTGATCGGAATCACCGATCGCATCGAGGGCGTGCTCGCGCAGTTCCTGTCGCCTGCCGTGCGCAAGAGCGTCATCGACTGCGGCGTGCGGCAAGCGAGGGTGGATCGCGACTCGATGCGTGAAGCGGACCTCCGTCGCCTCCTCGTCGAGGTGAAGCGCGGCGTTCAGCTCTTCGTGCGTGATCAGGTGCAGCTCGAGCGCTGCGTGTCACAGCTCAACGAGCTCGACTACGCAGCGCCTGCGCCACGGGAGATCCTTGTCGATGTGCGCACCGAAGAAGATGTGCTTCGTGCACGCTCGGCGGGTCGCGAACTCTGCATCGAGCAGATGGTGAGCGACGTGCTCCTCACGAAGATCGTCACGGCGATCTCGGAGCTCGGGCGCAACATCGTCCGCTATGCGGGGAGCGGTGAGATCAGCGTGCGGTCGATCATGAGCCCGCAGCGGGCCATCGAGATCTGCGCGAAGGATCAAGGCCCTGGAATCACGAACCTTGCCGAGATTCTCAGCGGCAAGTACCGCTCTCGTCACGGCATGGGCGCGGGTCTGCGCGGCACGAAGGCGCTCATGGATGAGTTCGACATCCAGACGGGCCCCGGCAAGGGCACGGTGGTCACGGTTCGGAAACTTCTTGGATGA
- a CDS encoding ATP-binding protein, producing MSSPLPSFTLPVRREEDRFACAAEGVRIARWAGLSDRAQQELAIAIAELVSNAVRHAGGGEIEVRAIRGVPPNPNPSIASPVDKNPRLGVEVIVRDSGPGIDPKLATATEESSSTPVPRLPGQGLGIGLGAVHRLMSSVVIRSAPGISTEVVAIKWA from the coding sequence ATGAGTTCACCGCTCCCCAGCTTCACGCTCCCGGTGAGGCGCGAGGAGGACCGGTTCGCTTGCGCGGCCGAAGGGGTGCGCATTGCCCGCTGGGCGGGCCTCTCCGACCGGGCGCAGCAAGAGCTGGCGATTGCCATCGCCGAGCTGGTCTCCAACGCCGTGCGCCACGCCGGGGGCGGTGAGATCGAAGTCCGTGCCATCCGAGGGGTCCCACCGAACCCCAACCCGTCCATCGCATCACCCGTCGACAAGAACCCGCGCCTTGGCGTGGAGGTGATCGTCCGTGACTCTGGACCGGGAATCGATCCCAAGCTCGCCACGGCCACGGAGGAGAGTTCCTCGACGCCAGTCCCTCGCTTGCCAGGGCAGGGTCTAGGGATCGGTCTCGGCGCCGTCCATCGCCTGATGAGCTCTGTGGTCATCCGCTCGGCGCCCGGGATCAGCACCGAGGTCGTCGCCATCAAGTGGGCCTAG
- a CDS encoding tetratricopeptide repeat protein, with amino-acid sequence MDQFSAHLDRGWELVQRGDTRGAEASARRALELDPNSPEAHNLLGFVAAMEGEGEEAIEAYRQAIALDDTYLEAMLNAAEVYIHPMGEYDQAIDMCDQALELAEVDEEVIDALLLKFDALLGKGDLDEASRVVARIPESPYDNPNHTFLVGRANYEVGQVDKAAALIEEAVKKDLRHAEAHYYLGLIRDERGDMRGATQAFLRSRELDVELGMPPWAPSREGMAQIAQRAIGVLNPVLRRYVEEAEVYVSDVPGMELVAEGVDPRALVLLDGIASEERERGHRGPVDNRPCARVFVYALNVARLAGNVDGIEREITLALEREITATFLEAEQAERSEKELN; translated from the coding sequence ATGGACCAGTTCTCGGCGCATCTGGACCGCGGTTGGGAGCTCGTCCAGCGCGGTGATACACGCGGGGCAGAGGCATCGGCGCGCAGAGCGCTCGAACTCGACCCGAACTCGCCGGAGGCGCACAACCTCCTCGGCTTCGTCGCTGCCATGGAAGGCGAAGGCGAGGAGGCCATCGAGGCGTACCGGCAGGCCATCGCTCTGGACGACACGTACCTGGAGGCGATGCTGAACGCGGCAGAGGTCTACATCCACCCGATGGGTGAGTACGACCAGGCGATCGACATGTGCGACCAGGCCCTGGAGCTGGCAGAGGTCGACGAGGAGGTCATCGACGCGCTGCTGCTCAAGTTCGATGCACTCCTCGGCAAGGGCGACCTCGACGAGGCGTCGCGGGTGGTGGCGAGGATCCCCGAGAGCCCATACGACAACCCGAACCACACGTTCCTGGTGGGTCGGGCGAACTATGAGGTGGGGCAGGTCGACAAGGCCGCCGCACTGATCGAGGAAGCCGTGAAGAAGGATCTGCGGCACGCGGAGGCTCACTATTATCTGGGGCTGATCCGCGATGAGCGGGGGGACATGCGGGGGGCGACCCAGGCATTCCTGCGCTCGCGGGAGCTGGATGTGGAGCTGGGGATGCCCCCGTGGGCGCCAAGCCGCGAAGGCATGGCGCAGATCGCTCAGCGCGCGATCGGTGTGCTGAACCCGGTGCTGCGGCGCTACGTCGAGGAGGCGGAGGTCTACGTGTCCGACGTGCCCGGGATGGAGCTCGTGGCCGAGGGGGTGGATCCTCGCGCGCTGGTGCTGCTGGATGGGATCGCGTCGGAGGAGCGGGAGCGAGGGCACCGCGGGCCCGTCGACAACCGGCCTTGCGCGCGGGTGTTCGTGTACGCGCTGAACGTTGCGCGTCTCGCCGGGAATGTGGACGGGATCGAGCGCGAGATCACCCTGGCGCTGGAGCGTGAGATCACGGCGACGTTCCTCGAGGCCGAGCAAGCCGAGCGCAGCGAGAAAGAGCTGAACTGA